The window GTAATCGCATGGGTGGCAATGCAGAATAATGATCGAATTGGCGCTCTTTTATTTGCCGACGACCAGCAAAAAGATCTGCGCGCTCGTCGCGGCAAGCACGCCGTGTTGGCGTTGCTCAATCAGCTTCAGGAATTTAATCATCGCCTCAGCAGCCCACAACCTCGCGCGGGCACAACTCAATCGTACGAAATTTTCACCGACATACGCCGCGTCGCCAAACCAGGTAGCGCGGTGTTTGTGATCTCCGATTGTCATGATTTTGATGAATCCTGCGAGAAGCCGCTCGCGCAATTGGCCAGACATACAGACGTCACCTTGTTTCAGGTGTTTGATCCGCTGGAAACCGCCCTGCCCACCGCCAGCCAGTTGACAGTGTCCAATGGCGAAGACCGCTTGGGAATCACGCCCTCGAGCCAGTTCCGGCAAGCGTTTGCGAGTCAATTTCACGCACACCAAGAATTAGTACAAACCAGCTGCCGCAATAGCGGCACCCGGTTTATT of the Teredinibacter turnerae T7901 genome contains:
- a CDS encoding DUF58 domain-containing protein, whose product is MANQHTNGQGAGAYVSVDDLLQLRYLSRDLTLENRKKSSAAGDGDSRTHFRGRGMEFAEVRPYQPGDDIRNIDWRVTARTTETFTKLFQEERERPVFIVVDQRSPMFFGSVNVFKSVYAAQIAGVIAWVAMQNNDRIGALLFADDQQKDLRARRGKHAVLALLNQLQEFNHRLSSPQPRAGTTQSYEIFTDIRRVAKPGSAVFVISDCHDFDESCEKPLAQLARHTDVTLFQVFDPLETALPTASQLTVSNGEDRLGITPSSQFRQAFASQFHAHQELVQTSCRNSGTRFIRANIGTQVDILMRDIFVGRRSRSTPGGHA